The DNA window TTGAAGCACTACGTAGTTCCCTTGACCGCATTGCCACTTCCGTAAAGTCTGTACTTGAGAATGCTCCGCCTGAGCTTGTTTCAGATGTAATTGAACGCGGCATCGTAATGACTGGTGGTGGAGCTAGGCTACGGAACTTAGACTCTTATCTCCGACGCCTTACAGGGGTTCCTGTAGCAATTGCAGAAAATCCAACTGATTGCGCTGTGTTTGGTACAGCTAAAGCATTGGAACTTGGGCCGGATTTCCTCGACTCTCTTAACCCCCCTAAACGCATCTAGTAGCCATTGCTTAAGGTCACCTTTCGGATGAGCCGGTATCACCTGGGCATTACTCCCCTTTTTTTACCAGGGAAAGAGGAATATACCCGCTTCTTAGTTTGAACCACAAGGCGATGGCCCTTCGGCCAATGTCTGTAGAAACCCCCTCAGCCAATCAATTATTTCACCTAATTATAGCCACTCCTATGGCCCCACCAATAACTATTAAAATGGCAGGGTGAATGTTAAACACTACCGAAACTCCAAAAGCAAGCAAAGCGATTACCCACAGTTCCCAATTACCAATCCACTCGTTTGTTGAACCGAAAGCTCGTGGAAGAAACTCCCAAATAACAACAGCGAGTAGGGCAATTACAACTGGACGAACGCCCCGCAAAAACCTTTCCGCATAAGGATTGTCCCTAACCTTAAGATAAATTCCAAGAAGAATTATTATCAAAACAGCCGTTGGAACCGTTATAGCGATTAAGCTAACCATAGCGCCTAGAACCCCACCGACGTGATGTCCGACATAACTGGCCATTTTCGTCGCAATAGGGCCAGGGAGGCTGTTCCCTAAAGCATAAGCATCTAGGAATTCTTCTCTAGAAAGCCAGCCTTGTATCTCGACAACTTCCTCTTGAATAAGGGGAATCATAGAGGGGCCACCCCCAAAACCAAACAACCCTATTTTGGCGAACGACCAGAAAAGTTTTAGATACACCATAACGGCCTCTTTGTGCTTCTTTTTTAACTATCTTTTAAATAAACGATAGT is part of the Trueperaceae bacterium genome and encodes:
- a CDS encoding chromate transporter, with the translated sequence MVYLKLFWSFAKIGLFGFGGGPSMIPLIQEEVVEIQGWLSREEFLDAYALGNSLPGPIATKMASYVGHHVGGVLGAMVSLIAITVPTAVLIIILLGIYLKVRDNPYAERFLRGVRPVVIALLAVVIWEFLPRAFGSTNEWIGNWELWVIALLAFGVSVVFNIHPAILIVIGGAIGVAIIR